A genomic stretch from Hemicordylus capensis ecotype Gifberg chromosome 5, rHemCap1.1.pri, whole genome shotgun sequence includes:
- the LIN7C gene encoding protein lin-7 homolog C isoform X1: MAALGEPVLLERDICRAIELLEKLQRSGEVPPQKLQALQRVLQSEFCNAVREVYEHVYETVDISSSPEVRANATAKATVAAFAASEGHSHPRVVELPKTEEGLGFNIMGGKEQNSPIYISRIIPGGIADRHGGLKRGDQLLSVNGVSVEGEHHEKAVELLKAAQGKVKLVVRYTPKVLEEMESRFEKMRSAKRRQQN, encoded by the exons ATATCTGTCGGGCTATTGAATTGCTGGAAAAGTTACAAAGGAGTGGAGAGGTACCACCACAGAAACTACAGGCTTTGCAAAGAGTCCTTCAAAGTGAATTCTGTAATGCAGTGAGGGAG GTATATGAGCATGTTTATGAGACAGTGGACATCAGCAGTAGCCCAGAAGTGAGAGCGAATGCTACAGCCAAG GCCACTGTAGCTGCCTTTGCTGCCAGTGAAGGTCATTCTCATCCCCGAGTTGTGGAACTACCCAAAACAGAAGAAGGGCTTGGATTCAACATCATGGGCGGCAAAGAGCAAAATTCTCCAATCTATATATCCCGAATTATCCCAGGTGGTATTGCTGATAGACACGGGGGATTGAAGCGTGGAGACCAGCTTCTTTCTGTAAACGGAGTG AGTGTTGAAGGGGAACACCATGAAAAAGCTGTTGAGCTGCTAAAAGCAGCTCAAGGAAAAGTTAAGCTGGTTGTACGATACACACCCAAAGTCTTGGAAGAGATGGAATCAAGATTTGAAAAAATGAGATCAGCAAAACGCAGGCAACAGAATTAA
- the LIN7C gene encoding protein lin-7 homolog C isoform X2 has protein sequence MAALGEPVLLERDICRAIELLEKLQRSGEVPPQKLQALQRVLQSEFCNAVREVYEHVYETVDISSSPEVRANATAKATVAAFAASEGHSHPRVVELPKTEEGLGFNIMGGKEQNSPIYISRIIPEC, from the exons ATATCTGTCGGGCTATTGAATTGCTGGAAAAGTTACAAAGGAGTGGAGAGGTACCACCACAGAAACTACAGGCTTTGCAAAGAGTCCTTCAAAGTGAATTCTGTAATGCAGTGAGGGAG GTATATGAGCATGTTTATGAGACAGTGGACATCAGCAGTAGCCCAGAAGTGAGAGCGAATGCTACAGCCAAG GCCACTGTAGCTGCCTTTGCTGCCAGTGAAGGTCATTCTCATCCCCGAGTTGTGGAACTACCCAAAACAGAAGAAGGGCTTGGATTCAACATCATGGGCGGCAAAGAGCAAAATTCTCCAATCTATATATCCCGAATTATCCCAG AGTGTTGA